Proteins co-encoded in one Pelobates fuscus isolate aPelFus1 chromosome 5, aPelFus1.pri, whole genome shotgun sequence genomic window:
- the LOC134612354 gene encoding putative methyltransferase DDB_G0268948, which translates to MTDHLFKSKAFSSVYQQYMVPVSSDVMNLIFSYLKEKKSKPYDTAVDVGCGTGRYTMPLAKRFKKVIGVDISESQLEEAKQFCSLENVTFQVAAAENLPLDDASVDLVNAGLAAHWFNVEKFVHEAVRVLKPNGCLAVHAFVPIFKLQDGNDEALNVVMKQCLDKISEFKYENNNIMHHQYEEVFNAIPLKDKKWVTDIPVVFEMSVEEIIGFFQSIYMYQEFLKHDKNEAIRFLMHLEQRFCDIIGDGSESALIKVHIKHYCVLACKSS; encoded by the coding sequence ATGACTGATCATTTATTTAAAAGCAAGGCCTTCTCATCCGTGTACCAGCAGTATATGGTTCCTGTGTCCAGTGACGTCATGAATCTGATTTTCTCATatttgaaggagaagaaaagtaaACCGTATGATACAGCAGTCGATGTTGGCTGCGGTACTGGGAGATATACAATGCCTCTAGCAAAAAGGTTCAAAAAGGTTATCGGTGTAGACATCAGTGAATCTCAGCTTGAGGAAGCCAAACAATTCTGTTCCTTGGAAAATGTAACTTTCCAGGTGGCTGCTGCTGAGAACTTACCCCTAGATGATGCATCTGTGGACCTTGTAAATGCAGGACTTGCTGCTCATTGGTTCAATGTGGAAAAATTTGTGCATGAAGCAGTTCGAGTTTTAAAGCCCAACGGCTGTCTGGCAGTTCATGCTTTTGTTCCAATTTTTAAATTACAAGATGGCAATGATGAAGCACTAAATGTTGTTATGAAGCAGTGTTTAGACAAAATATCAGAATTCAAGTACGAAAACAACAATATTATGCATCACCAGTATGAAGAGGTGTTCAATGCTATACCATTAAAAGACAAGAAGTGGGTTACGGACATCCCCGTTGTATTTGAAATGTCTGTTGAAGAAATAATAGGATTTTTTCAGTCTATATACATGTATCAAGAATTCCTGAAACATGATAAAAATGAAGCCATCAGATTCCTTATGCATCTTGAACAGAGGTTTTGTGACATTATAGGAGATGGGTCTGAGTCAGCCCTCATTAAGGTCCATATCAAACACTATTGTGTCCTAGCCTGCAAATCATCATGA
- the LOC134610533 gene encoding serine/threonine-protein kinase SBK1-like: MISITLITFFGFRMAATIMDVTKETAKDLLQLVGETSQTMTRMSVMDHFDPIKELGKGSYGKVLLANHRRSGQLVALKMLVKEKTLADNFLLEYSICVYLGIHPHIVTTFRMAFETPSNYVFVQEVAPAGTLHSIITPKVGLQEDIVKRCILQLTSALEFIHYKGLVHRDIKLSNILLMDHECHCIKLADFGLTRLQGTYVPGMSWIIPYMAPELCLVADSEQILLHPSLDVWAFGVLVYVMLTGCFPWKEALPRDQQYLQFVHWQVFKDTVPIPAEWRLVTTESQHFFRLMLAIDATDRCSVSHIVEYIHWPWKADIPHKDIT, from the exons ATGATATCAATTACACTGATCACTTTCTTTGGTTTTAGAATGGCCGCTACAATCATGGATGTCACTAAGGAGACAGCAAAGGATCTTCTGCAGCTGGTGGGAGAGACATCTCAGACCATGACAAGGATGTCTGTAATGGATCACTTTGACCCAATTAAAGAACTGGGCAAAGGTTCTTATGGGAAGGTTCTCCTCGCCAATCACAGGCGTTCAG GACAGCTGGTGGCCTTGAAAATGCTGGTGAAGGAGAAGACTTTAGCAGATAATTTCCTCTTGGAATATAGTATCTGCGTCTACCTTGGGATTCATCCCCATATCGTTACCACCTTTAGAATGGCCTTCGAAACACCAAGCAACTATGTGTTTGTTCAGGAGGTTGCACCAGCTGGGACACTACATTCCATCATAACACCAAAG GTTGGTTTACAAGAGGACATTGTGAAGCGCTGCATTCTTCAGCTGACGAGTGCCTTGGAGTTCATCCACTACAAGGGACTGGTCCATCGGGACATCAAGCTGAGTAATATTCTGCTCATGGACCATGAATGCCATTGCATCAAACTTGCAGACTTTGGACTCACCCGACTCCAGGGAACCTATGTACCAGGAATGTCCTGGATCATTCCCTACATGGCTCCTGAACTCTGCCTTGTTGCAGACAGTGAGCAGATATTATTGCACCCTAGCCTTGATGTGTGGGCATTTGGAGTCCTGGTGTATGTGATGCTCACTGGCTGTTTCCCATGGAAGGAGGCTTTACCAAGGGACCAACAATATTTGCAGTTTGTTCACTGGCAGGTATTTAAAGACACTGTGCCAATACCAGCCGAGTGGAGGTTGGTTACCACTGAATCCCAGCATTTCTTCAGACTAATGTTGGCCATTGATGCTACTGACAGATGTTCTGTATCACACATTGTGGAATATATTCACTGGCCATGGAAAGCCGATATCCCCCATAAGGACATAACATGA